The genomic DNA GCAGGCGACAAGAAGCTATCCAGATCAGGCGATGGACTAAAACCCGCAGTGGACTGGTGGTGGTTGATCACCGCGAGCACTTTTCCGTCTTCAATCTGAGGAACGCCAAGGTGCGTGCAGAGCTTTGCCGTGAGGTCCGAGAGCGATTGCTGGTCAGCCGTCGATAATCGGGCACATTGTGCGTTGGCTTTTCGGAGTTCATCACATGTCGACTGAACTTTGTCCAACCGCAACAACGCTTGCAGTTCCTTCGATCGGTCTTTGGATTCCGCCAAGATGAATCGTATGATTTGCCGGCGGGTCAATGCAATCTCTGGATGACCGGCGATCTCGCTGACAATGGCGTTCGCGAGTTCATCATTTGGTTCGATTTTCGGCTTGGACGGATTCTTCGTCGTCCGTGTCACGACGATCTCGCGATTTTGGCTGGGCACATGCAGGGTCAGCGTCACCTTGCCGATGTCTGCGTCAACATGCTTCCCATGCTCTTTGACGGTCAGCGCCTTCGTGCCGAGGCCTTTCAGCCTGCTGCACTTGCCTGTCAGCCCGAACTCGACAGCGTCCACGACGCCGCTCTTCCCTGATCCGTTCGGGCCTTGGATTGCAAGCGAAAGGAGATTCAGCTCGCGGTTGAAGTGTTTGATCCCGCGGACGTGGTCAATCGTGATTTCTTTGATTTGAATCATGCGTTGGTTGCATCCTCGTTAGTCTTGGATTGAAAGATTACAATGAAGTCGCCTGCTTTGGGCTTCTCGTTCTCGGCAATCAGTTTGCCAACATCGCCTGCGATGTCGCTCGTACCATCGGACTCGTGCATCTTTTCAAGAAACGCGGATGTGACACGGTCAACAATGGATCTGTTCTGTTCCATTAATGTGCTCCATTCTGCTTGGTTTGCTGGTTTGGTGGTTCAACACTCGGCGATCTGCGACGCGTGAGCGGCCGGGTGCTAGCGAGGATGCCTTATGACTCATGGCTCAGCATCCTAGAACATCACGTTGAACGCGATTGTCAGGATGACGAGCAATCCAATGTCGCCTTTGAAGGCTTCAGGGGTCGTGCCGCGAAACGCGAATGAACGCATCCCGCCAACAACGATCAATGCGATGATGAATTCTGTCATGATGCTCGTTGGGTTCCTTGATGGTTGGTTGAAATGTTTGATCTGCTAGTGACTAACGAGAGGGCTCGTAATCTGTCCGGCTTTGGCAGGATTTTGCTTCGTTGGTTTCTTGATGCCACCGCAACTGAGCGTCGCGCCGTCGATGAAGTGCATCGCGTCGAGTCCATAAACTCGTGATATGTCTTGCGTCGAGACAGCCGCCGCCTTGTGTAGCGACATGACCATCAACGGCGGGCACCAGTTGCCGACGGCCAGCTTGGAGCGAAAGTTAACAATCAATTGTGGACGGTCGTGAGCGATACGAGATTTGCGTTTCCCGAAGCCTCGCCCGCGATGGACGATACAATTCGGGTCGAGCAAGATGACACCTGCGATCGGCGCGTGTTGAGCGTCGACGCCCTTGCCAAGTTCGGCGAGGCGTTCTGGAACACAGAACGTGACGGCATCGTCTTGCCAAAGGGTCGAGCGAGTTCCAGAACAAGCCTCATCAAACCACTGTTCGTAAGCGACGCTGGCCCATGCCCGCGTCGCAGGGACGACGATCCATCGACCACCGACAGCGGATTCATTGATGCGACGCATGTTGTCGATCATGCGAGCGAAGGAAGGTACCCCACCGACGTACCAGCCCAGATCGTCTTCACCCATCGCCCGACACGTATTAGCATCCGTACAAACTGGGCCGAGGTATTTCTCGCCAAGGCGCGCGATTCGCGCGGCACGCATCAAAGGCGTCGGATAGAGTGATTCAAAATCGAGCTGAGTTGTTGTTTGCATGTTTGGAGATGAATCCTTAGGTAAGTGCTAAGTTGGGTGGCCTGCCAGTACTTGGCGGACGCTCGGGCCGTGAAGTTCACAACCCGATTGCGTCAGTGAGCGACTGCTATTGTCTAACGAGGCGAATCGCAGATCGTCCGGATCAGCTTTCCTGTTTTTCACCACAGTTACTGCAGAAGCGGTCACCGATCTTCACCGGCGTTTCGCATGCGGCACACGGCTTCGTCGCTGGACCATCGTCCAGTGGCGATTCCGTTTCGTTCTCCGTCATCGTGCAGGTGCCAGCAAGCTCGTCACACAGCCGATTCAGAACGACTCGCGCGGCCTGTTTGCTGGTCGATTCGTTTGACAGCGGATTAGCGATGCATCGGAAGCAACCGCCGTCAGTGTCACAAGCACACTGATCAAGCCGTTCGATGGCCTTGTCGATCAGTTCGTGCATTCGATCGCAGGCAACAGTGGTCAAGCCGACTCCGTCGTAGACCATGTCGTACAGATAGATCGATGCGGAGCCGTCAGCGTCGACTTCCGAAGCCGACGAGAAGTCTTGCTTGTCGCAGGGACCGGAGACAGCGGGGAACAGTCCCCACAGCAACCGTTCACAAGACTGCAATGCGGTACGAGCGACTTGGGTTCCGAGCTTGGCGGTGATCTCGTCCCAAAGTGGTTTACGCATGCGCAGCAGCGTCGCTTCGGTAGGCAAAGTGTGCGTCGGCATTCCCATGTTACCGCTCCAGGAATTGACGATCTTGCCACTGCGGTCCTTCTCGGTCACGCTGACCAGAAACTCCGTCACGTTGATGTCAACGGTTGCCAGCATCACGTTATCGTAATCTGCAATCTTGTGACGCCGTTTCAGTTTGATCTTCTTGTTGATGAAGGCTCGGGTCTCGTTCCACAAGTATTCCCGTTCGAGCAACACTTTTTTCTTTCCCCGGATCACGTCTTTGACCCGATACGCTTTGCCACCGTGGCGATAAATTGCATTTCGGTAAGCCTCGCGTAGTAGGTGGAATTCGTCGATCTCGCCGATCGAATCATCGTCCTTCCCGAAAACGAGTTTGTAGTTGCCTTCACCGATGCTGCGAATGTTGACGTGCTGATGCGGCTCGCTGCGGTAAAACACATCCGAGTCGAGTTTGCCTTCAGAACGAACAATCTGCACGGCGGCGACATCCTCGCCGAGCACGGCTGCATCCAAGTTGTCCTCGTCGCCACCGACTTCTGCTGTGGCGCAGGCGTAGTGCTGGCAAACGACACGACGGTTGGAAGTGTTCAGCACCAACGGCTCGTTGTCTTTGGCGAACAATTCTTCAGGGTGATTTGAGTAGTACGTGTCGATTGGGGTGTCACCGGGGATCAATACGATGCCACCGTCCTTGCCCGCACGAGCAGCCCGGCCGGCACGTTGCCACAGGCTCATCATGCTGTTCGGTAATCCAATGCAGACAACGGCGTCGACTTCACCAATGTCGATTCCCAATTCGAGGGCACTGGTGGAAAAGACCAAGCGGACAGACTTGTCTCGCAAGCCATGTTCGATCTCTTCCCGCTCCATGGCCGAAAGTCCCGCTCGATAAACTCGTACGAATGGAAGATCGTTGTCATGGTGAGATAGCAAGCGAGCCATCATTCGCTCGGCGGCCATTCGCCCGGGACAGAAAGCCAGGACGGTAAGTCCTTCGTCAGCGAGTTTGAAGGCGAGTTTGCGACCGTAGTCGTAGAAGTGATCGTCACTGCTGGTCATCCAGAACTTGCGACGCCCTTGGCGGCTTCCGTCGATATCGGAACCGACACAACTGAAATCGACTCCCGTCAGTCGTTCCATGTGCGACTGTGGTTCGTGGATCGTCGCACTGGTGGCGATAAAGGTTGGCTCGGAGCCGTGGACTTTGCAGACCTGGCGCAGCCGGCGCAGGATGTGTGCGACATTGGTGCCGAAGATCCCTCGGTACTCGTGGCATTCATCAATGACGACGTGCTTCAGATTTGCAAAGAAACGTGCCCAATGTGAGTCGTGGTACTGCAACATGGCGTAGTGCAGCATATCGGGATTTGTGAGGATCGCTTGCGCCTCGTCACGAATCTGTGGGCGATCGGCTTGGGGCGTCGCTCCGTCATATCGACTGATGAAATGCGGACGATCGCCGACGAGTTTGGCGACCGAAGTTGTCAACTCAGCAAACTCTCGCAGTTTTAGCAACTGATCGTTGGCGAGTGCCTTTTGTGGATACAGGAACAGTGACGTTGAGTCAGAGTTGCTACAGAGCTCGTTCAAAATTGGCAGTGAAAAGATCAACGATTTGCCACTGGAGGTGCGTGTCGCCACGACAGTGTTGTCACCGGCAAGGATGCGAGCCACGGCTTCGTGCTGATGGCGATACAAGCCGTCGGGGAAACGAGAACGAATCAGTTGCATTGCATCTGGGTGAAGTTTCAACGACTCAGATGGGCAGAAAACGCCTTTCGTCGGTTCTTGCACCGCCGGATCGTGATGCAGTTGCGATCCTTCCATGGCGGTGATGGCGTCAGCGATTCGGTCGATGATGGTTTGGTTGGCGACGGTATTCATCGGGTTTCGGGGGGCCTCAGATGGAGCGATCGGGTTTGTCTGAGGCTTGCTAACGAATTGGTTTGATTTTTGTCCGGGACGGCAAATCATTTTTGTTCCAGGGGGCTCCGTGCCCCTAAAAGTGATGCATTACAATCTTGCGAATGAATGACTAGCGCAAAACGCATAGGGCCTGCAATGAAGCAATCGCATAAGGATGACCAATACGAACAGACTGGTGTTCAAGACCAGCCCGACAAAGCAAGGATGCTGTTGCACAGCATTTACGAAGCTCCCGACAAAAGCTTCTGGAAGATTCCTGAGAAGGAACCGAACAGCTCGCACCCTGGAATTTGTTGGCACGTCGATCAGGACACCGGTAAAGCGGTGATGTTTAAGGGAACCAGCCAGCAACCCAAGAAGGCTCGGTATCTGATTAGTTACGCGGTTTTGGCTCCGAATGAATCCAACGGTTTGGATGCAACAACCTACTTCCGCGTTGACGAACCACGCTTGCCTCGGGTTCGACAGCTCGAATTGATGCATCACGATCGCCTCCGTGGTTCGCTTGCTGCTCACGACGTTGCGGAAATTGAGTTGGCTCTCAACGAGCTGAAGGGAGCGAGCCATGTCGACGGGTGATGACACCGTGTTTACAGAACACGTCAAGCAACTCGGCACTGGGACGACAGAAATCCCGGACGTGGTCCGCAAGAAATTGGCGGCGCGGTTGAAGTCGATGATTCGCAAGCGAGGTTTGGCGAATCTCTCCGCAACAACGTTTGGCTATTCAGGGAAATTTCTGGGTGACGCTGTGACTCTGGACGAAGTTATGGATGATGCGTACTGCCATCTGTTCTTCGGTACCGGAGCGCGTGCTGGTAAGCAGTTTGCATTTCTGCAGAAACAAGTCGAAACGGGCAACGCAATTGATCCGCTGATACAAAAAGAGTTATTTCGTTTTGTGCACGACCTGCACCGCAATGCTTTTCCAAACGATTCAGCGATCTACAAAAACGTGCTGGCTGCTGCGAAAATGCTTGTTGACGATCCTGAGAATGACGTTTCATTGCGTGACGGTAATGATCGCAAGCCGAATCTAGCTTCGGTGTTAAAGATGTCTGGTGACGCTCAGAATTTCGCAGAGACTGCATTGATAGAACGCGCCATTCGCGGAAACGACGGATGGCACAAAACTCTTGGGCTAGTTCGCCGATTTAGTAAGAAAGCGACCTGTGGCGTCTCAGAAGGCACGCTGGCAATGATGCATCAGGGCACTCGCCCGTTGCTCTTGCAACTTCTGAAAGAATCGATTTCGGATCTCGCGTATGATCCTATCGAAACAGCCGCGATGACGTCTGCGGCGGACTTTACTGGTGAAGACACAAAAGGTCCGGAATTTGTCCGGACGATTCTGGACGAAGACCGTTACGAAGTGAGGCAATCCAAGGTTGACGAGTTTGTCCACGAGGGACGGCGAGCAATCAAATCACTGGGCTGCAATAACACCACCACAGAAACGCTGCTCGAAATCCTTCACTGCTATGCCGAGAAATGCCGGCGATGTGCTTGTGATGAATACATCTCGCAAGAGCAAGTGCGCAAGGACATCGGCCTAAAAAAGCAGACCATGAGTGACTACATGGGCAAATTGAGGGCAGCTCTGGAGACAATAAAATCATGAAGCCAAACCACGACACTTTCGCGGAGTTGCTCAATCAAGGCCTTGAAATCCAGAATGCGATTGCATCAACTCAGGCTTCCCGTTCGGAACGTATTGAATCGGGCGACTTATTCCTCTTGAAGATGCCAATCCCAGCTTCGGTGACTTGGTGTGCTGCCTTCAGCCATTCCAAGGACAGCGATCTTTGGTACTGCGTCCCTGGTGATTCCTTTTCACTCTTGGCAAATTGCGATGTTGCTTCGGATGAAACAGAACACACGATGCCGCTCAATTTCCGCTGTCGTTGTGGACTTTGGATCCATTCGGAAGACATCGATGTCTCCAATCGAATTAGCCAACTGACCGAGGACATTGTTGTCGCTCTTCGTGACAAAGTGGCCGCGTTGGCGGACGACCCAATCGCTCTGTTGTCTGGGGATGAAATCGGAAGCGATCCCGATTACGAGAATTGGATTGATGAACTTCGAATCGCTGTTGATTCGCTTCGAGAATCACTGCACGATGAACCCACAATTTCGGTTCGGCTGGTTGATCGTAAGTCAGAACTCGCATTGACTCAGCTTGAGCTGGCTCTTGCAGCGGCGGACAATGATCCGGAGATTGAGCTTCCGACGCTGATCAGAACGCTGCAGGTTTTCAAGTCGATCGACGGGCTCTTAAAAGCGTGTCTCTACGATGATGGCCTTGTTCTGGAATGGCACCCGTCTGACGAGGAATCGTCGAAGCCGACGATCGCATCGCACGGGACCGAGCTGGCATGGACACCCCAGGATGGTTCTTTTTGTACGGGACTTATCGTGTGGGTGAACGGGGCAGTCGTTGTAACGGTCAATCACGAACTTGTCCAAATCGCAAAGGACTGAGGTAGAAACGTGCTGGGCGTACAGTCGATTGAACCGGAT from Rosistilla oblonga includes the following:
- a CDS encoding DEAD/DEAH box helicase, with the protein product MNTVANQTIIDRIADAITAMEGSQLHHDPAVQEPTKGVFCPSESLKLHPDAMQLIRSRFPDGLYRHQHEAVARILAGDNTVVATRTSSGKSLIFSLPILNELCSNSDSTSLFLYPQKALANDQLLKLREFAELTTSVAKLVGDRPHFISRYDGATPQADRPQIRDEAQAILTNPDMLHYAMLQYHDSHWARFFANLKHVVIDECHEYRGIFGTNVAHILRRLRQVCKVHGSEPTFIATSATIHEPQSHMERLTGVDFSCVGSDIDGSRQGRRKFWMTSSDDHFYDYGRKLAFKLADEGLTVLAFCPGRMAAERMMARLLSHHDNDLPFVRVYRAGLSAMEREEIEHGLRDKSVRLVFSTSALELGIDIGEVDAVVCIGLPNSMMSLWQRAGRAARAGKDGGIVLIPGDTPIDTYYSNHPEELFAKDNEPLVLNTSNRRVVCQHYACATAEVGGDEDNLDAAVLGEDVAAVQIVRSEGKLDSDVFYRSEPHQHVNIRSIGEGNYKLVFGKDDDSIGEIDEFHLLREAYRNAIYRHGGKAYRVKDVIRGKKKVLLEREYLWNETRAFINKKIKLKRRHKIADYDNVMLATVDINVTEFLVSVTEKDRSGKIVNSWSGNMGMPTHTLPTEATLLRMRKPLWDEITAKLGTQVARTALQSCERLLWGLFPAVSGPCDKQDFSSASEVDADGSASIYLYDMVYDGVGLTTVACDRMHELIDKAIERLDQCACDTDGGCFRCIANPLSNESTSKQAARVVLNRLCDELAGTCTMTENETESPLDDGPATKPCAACETPVKIGDRFCSNCGEKQES